In Sporichthya polymorpha DSM 43042, a genomic segment contains:
- a CDS encoding Rv3235 family protein → MSVAAAAYRLRRLPAPATEPPYDEFPVLPVAPVNAVQGTLALTFTLPSGVPAAPTPVLRVVAEPPVEDPADETLPPLRCWADTLAMAIAQILTGERTPGQFRQWTLPEVFDVLARHAALAAARPRRRAALRAVRICSPAAGVAEVTTVVHGLTRPKALAFRLESRRSRWLCTALEVG, encoded by the coding sequence ATGTCCGTGGCCGCCGCCGCGTACCGCCTGCGCCGCCTGCCCGCGCCCGCCACCGAGCCGCCCTACGACGAGTTCCCGGTGCTCCCGGTCGCCCCGGTCAACGCCGTCCAGGGCACGCTCGCCCTCACCTTCACGCTCCCCTCCGGGGTGCCGGCCGCTCCGACGCCGGTGCTGCGCGTGGTCGCGGAGCCGCCGGTCGAAGACCCGGCCGACGAGACCCTGCCCCCGCTGCGGTGCTGGGCGGACACGCTCGCGATGGCGATCGCCCAGATCCTCACCGGCGAGCGCACCCCGGGGCAGTTCCGGCAGTGGACGCTGCCCGAGGTGTTCGACGTCCTCGCCCGCCACGCCGCGCTCGCGGCCGCGCGCCCGCGCCGCCGGGCGGCCCTGCGCGCGGTGCGCATCTGCTCCCCCGCCGCCGGAGTCGCCGAGGTGACGACAGTGGTCCACGGCCTCACCCGCCCGAAGGCACTCGCGTTCCGGCTCGAGTCCCGCCGGTCCCGCTGGCTGTGCACCGCGCTGGAGGTCGGCTGA
- a CDS encoding HAD family hydrolase yields MTIARLPAAVLWDMDGTLVDTEPYWIECEYALVESYGGTWSDELAHAQVGNDLIDTGRAIAEHGGVPLEPIEIVERLLDGVVERVRARLPWRPGARELLEELHARRVPCALVTMSWRRFAEAVVDSVPDRFAALVTGDEVDRPKPYPDPYLVAARMLGQDPARCLAIEDSPKGVASAVAAGVPTLAVQNFVPLSPGHGLTVVDTLEGWTPERLATLLPPPTPGR; encoded by the coding sequence GTGACCATCGCTCGCCTCCCCGCGGCCGTCCTGTGGGACATGGACGGCACGCTCGTCGACACCGAGCCGTACTGGATCGAGTGCGAGTACGCGCTTGTCGAGTCGTACGGCGGGACGTGGTCGGACGAGCTCGCACACGCGCAGGTCGGGAACGACCTGATCGACACCGGCCGAGCGATCGCGGAGCACGGGGGCGTCCCGTTGGAGCCGATCGAGATCGTCGAGCGGCTGCTGGACGGGGTCGTCGAGCGCGTCCGCGCCCGCCTGCCGTGGCGCCCGGGGGCCCGCGAGCTGCTGGAGGAGCTGCACGCCCGCCGCGTTCCGTGCGCGCTGGTGACGATGTCCTGGCGCCGCTTCGCCGAAGCGGTCGTCGACTCGGTGCCCGACCGCTTCGCGGCGTTGGTGACCGGCGACGAGGTCGACCGCCCGAAGCCCTACCCCGACCCGTACCTCGTCGCGGCCCGGATGCTCGGCCAGGACCCCGCGCGCTGCCTCGCGATCGAGGACAGCCCGAAGGGCGTGGCCTCCGCCGTCGCCGCCGGCGTCCCGACCCTCGCGGTCCAGAACTTCGTCCCGCTCTCCCCCGGCCACGGCCTGACCGTCGTCGACACTCTCGAAGGCTGGACCCCCGAACGCCTCGCGACTCTTCTCCCTCCGCCGACTCCCGGCCGATAG
- a CDS encoding DUF6912 family protein, protein MRVYLPTTFPALAAAAAAGGFGPPPLLAFAVTPALREWYASGDAEELEYAATVDAARECLRRLAADPAAPPRRVVVAADVPDESVQLASDVHPAAVRLTVEVSMGKVASVHVDEPEAENDVRAAVAAVPAADAGDADAAFVVDGAEDHDLHWYATQEIPTLIDAVS, encoded by the coding sequence GTGCGGGTGTATCTGCCGACCACCTTCCCGGCGCTGGCGGCCGCCGCGGCGGCCGGCGGCTTCGGCCCGCCGCCGCTGCTCGCGTTCGCCGTCACCCCGGCCCTGCGGGAGTGGTACGCCTCGGGCGACGCCGAGGAGCTGGAGTACGCCGCGACCGTCGACGCTGCGCGTGAGTGCCTGCGTCGGCTCGCCGCCGACCCCGCCGCGCCGCCGCGCCGGGTCGTCGTCGCGGCCGACGTCCCGGACGAGTCCGTTCAGTTGGCGTCCGACGTCCACCCGGCGGCCGTGCGCCTGACCGTCGAGGTGTCGATGGGCAAGGTCGCGTCGGTCCACGTCGACGAGCCGGAGGCCGAGAACGACGTCCGCGCGGCCGTCGCCGCCGTCCCGGCCGCCGACGCGGGCGACGCGGATGCGGCTTTTGTCGTGGACGGTGCCGAAGACCACGACTTGCACTGGTACGCCACGCAAGAGATCCCGACGTTGATCGACGCCGTGTCCTGA